Below is a genomic region from Caulobacter rhizosphaerae.
AACCTTCTACTCGGCCATCGCCAACGTTGACGTCGAGATCGGCGAGGGCAATCCCGCCGCCGCGGCGGTCCGTTTCCGCATGGCTCAGCACGCCTTCCTCAGCCACATGGACTTCCGCCTGGGCTCGGCGTTCGCCGGGGTCTACCAGGCCGGCAACATCATGGAGGACGTTCACTTCCATGGCGGCCGCTACGGCATCGTCACCGAGAAGACCTCGCCGGCCTGGCAGTTCACCCTGATCGACTCCACCTTCGACGGCCAGCGCGACGCGGCGATCCGCGAGCACGAGGTCGACCTGACCCTCGTCAATGTGGCCATCAAGAACACGCCGGTCGGCATCGAGATCGACCGCGGCTATAGCGACAGCCTGTGGGGCAAGAACGTCCGTTTCGAGAATGTTTCCAAGGCCGGGGTGGTCATCTCCGCCGAGGACAACGTCTTCACCCAGGTTGGCTTCGAGAACGCCGTGGCCGCCAACACCCCGGTGTTCGCCCGCTTCCGCGACAGCGGCAAGACCGTGGCCGGCAAGGGCCGCGCCTACAAGGTGGCCTCGTTCACCTACGGCCTGACGCTGCCGGGCCTGGGCCAGATGGGCGAGTACAAGACCAACGTCGACATGACCGCGCTGGCGGCCCTGCCGGCGGCTGCCAAGCCGGCCCTGCGCGCCCTGCCGCCGGTCGCCGACTGGACCAATGTCAGGACGCTGGGCGTGAAGGGCGACGGCCAGGCCGACGACACCGCCGCCCTGCAGAAGGCGATCGACACCCACCGCGTGCTCTACCTGCCGACAGGCTTCTACAAGGTCACCGACACCCTGAGGCTTCGGCCCGACACCGTGCTGATCGGCCTGCATCCGGCCGTGACCCAGCTGGTGATCCCCGACGACAATCCGCGCCACGCGGGCGTCGGACCGGTCGCGCCCGTGCTGGAGACGCCGAAGGGCGGAGACAACGTCCTGTTCGGGCTGGGGATCTTCACCGGGCGCGTCAACCCGAGGGCCTCGGCGCTGCTGTGGCGGTCGGGCGCGGACTCCCAGGTGACCGACGTCAAGATCATGGGCGGCGGCGGCACGCCCACCATGGACGGCAAGTCGCTCGGCGCGGCCCAGGCGCGCAGCGGCGACCCGGTGGCCGACGGCCGCTGGGACGCCCAGTATCCCAGCATCTGGGTGACTGACGGTGGCGGCGGCACGTTCGCCAACGTCTGGAGCCCCAACACCTTCGCCTCGGCGGGGTTCTACATCTCCGACACCAGCACGCCCGGCCATATCTACGAGGTGTCGGTCGAGCACCACGTCCGCAACGAGTTCGTGCTCGACAACGTCCAGAACTGGGAGTTCCTGGCGCCGCAAACCGAACAGGAAGTCGGCGACGGGCCCGACGCCGTCTCGCTGGAGGTGCGCAACTCGCGCAACATCCTGTTCGCCAACTATCACGGCTACCGGGTGACGCGGTCGTACCACCCCGCCGAGACGGCGGTGAAGCTGTTTAATTCGTCGGACATCCGGTTCCGCAACGTTCACATCAACGCCGAGAGCGGGGTGGCGCTTTGCGACAAGATCGGCTGCGGCACCTATCTGCGGGCCAGCAAGTTCCCGTTCGAGAACGCGATCCAGGATAAGACCCGCAAGCTGGAAGTGCGCGAGCGCGAGTTCGCGGTGCTCGACATCACCGGCAAGGCCTCGCCGGCTCCCGCCGGCGAAGGGAAGGTCCAGAAGCTGGAGAGCGGGTTCTGGTCGATTTCCGGTGCGGCCGTCGGGGCGGACGGGGCGCTCTATTTCGTCGAGAAGCGTTTCCAGCGGATCTATCGCTGGACCCTGGCCAAGGGTCTGGAGGTGGTGCGCGACCATTCGCTGGACCCGACCAACCTGGCCGTGGACCGCTCGGGAAACCTCCTGGTGGTGTCGTCGTACGGACCTCAGGCTTCGGTCTATTCGATCGATCCCGACGGTCCCAAGGACCAGATGACGCTCATCGCGCCCACGCCGTCGGCCTCACGGCCCGACGCCAAGACCCTGCTGCCGGTCAACTGGTGGAACAACGGCGAGTTCAGGGACCAGTATGATCCGGCCACCGGCCAGTTCACCACCCTGGCCGAGATGTTCGCCCGCGACGTCGGCGCGGCCAAGACCCAGCACTACGTGTCGCCCGACGGCAGCCTGTTGCTGCCCGCCTTCCGGGTGTGGCAGCAGGGACCGCCCGACCATGTCGGCTGGCGCTGGGCCGACAGCCTGCAGGCCCACGGCCTGATCAGCGGGGCGGTCGGCGAGCGGGTCTTCGTCACCAACGAATCCGAGGGCAAGACCTATAGCGGCCAGGTCGGGCCCGGCGGGACGCTGACCGACCTGAAGGTCTTCGCCAATCGCGGCGGCGAGAGCGTCGCGGTCGACCGCCGGGGACGGGTGTTCGTGGCCAACGGTCAGATCTTCCAGTACGAACCGGACGGCCGGCTGGCGGGTCGGATCGACGTGCCGGAGCGGCCGCTGCAACTGATCTTCGGCGGCGAGGGCGGCAAGACCCTGTTTGTCCTCACCCATCATTCGCTCTACGCCGTGACGCCCTGACCGAGACCCCGAGTACGAAAGACGGCTCATGAAAAGCTGGCTCACCGCGCCCTGCGCGGCCCTGATCGCCCTGTTCGTGGCGGCGAGCGGACCGGCGGCGGCTTCGGTCTCGATCTTCGCGACGGCGCCCGATGATCCGGCCGCCGTCGTGGTCCGGGCCAAGGGCGACGGCCGCGCCGACGACAGCGCCGCTCTCCAGGACGCGATCGACGCGGCCGCGGCCAAGCCGGGCGGCGGTCTCGTCTTCCTGCCTTCGGGCCGTTACCGCATCAGCAGGACGCTCTTCCTCTGGCCGGGGGTGAGGATGTTCGGGGTCGGCGCCGCCCGTCCGCGGATCCTGCTGGGCGACGGGACGCCCGGCTTCCAGAAGGGCGTGGCCAACATGGTGATCTTCGCCGGAGCCAAGCCCGATCCGGCGCGTCGCGTGCCGTTCCCGCCGCCGGGCAGCGTGCCGTTCAACAAGGACGTCGCCGACGCCAATTCCGGCACCTTCTATTCGGCGATGAGCAACATCGACTTCGAGATCGGCAAGGGCAATCCGGCGGCGACCGCGATCCGCTTCCACGCTGCCCAGCACGCCTATCTCAGCCATATGGACTTCGACATCGGCTCGGGCCTGGCGGGCCTGTACCAGGTCGGCAACATGGCGCAGGACCTGCACTTCAGGGGCGGGCGCTACGGCGTCCTGGCCGAGAAGACCTCACCGGCCTGGGGGTTCGTGCTGCTGGACTCGACCTTCGAGGGCCAGCGTGACGCGGCGATCCGCGAGCACGAGGCGGGCCTGACCCTGGTCAATGTGGCCATGCG
It encodes:
- a CDS encoding glycosyl hydrolase family 28-related protein, with the translated sequence MRAVLLAAFLAISTPAVASTGSVLLTAPVDPRAITVKAVGDGRADDTQAVQQAIDAARDKTGHGLVFLPSGRYRLTCSILIPPGVRIFGVGATRPVFVLAPNTPGFQKGVGTMIVFTGGDQYQVGDIPVPVPTVVPATAKVRDANSGTFYSAIANVDVEIGEGNPAAAAVRFRMAQHAFLSHMDFRLGSAFAGVYQAGNIMEDVHFHGGRYGIVTEKTSPAWQFTLIDSTFDGQRDAAIREHEVDLTLVNVAIKNTPVGIEIDRGYSDSLWGKNVRFENVSKAGVVISAEDNVFTQVGFENAVAANTPVFARFRDSGKTVAGKGRAYKVASFTYGLTLPGLGQMGEYKTNVDMTALAALPAAAKPALRALPPVADWTNVRTLGVKGDGQADDTAALQKAIDTHRVLYLPTGFYKVTDTLRLRPDTVLIGLHPAVTQLVIPDDNPRHAGVGPVAPVLETPKGGDNVLFGLGIFTGRVNPRASALLWRSGADSQVTDVKIMGGGGTPTMDGKSLGAAQARSGDPVADGRWDAQYPSIWVTDGGGGTFANVWSPNTFASAGFYISDTSTPGHIYEVSVEHHVRNEFVLDNVQNWEFLAPQTEQEVGDGPDAVSLEVRNSRNILFANYHGYRVTRSYHPAETAVKLFNSSDIRFRNVHINAESGVALCDKIGCGTYLRASKFPFENAIQDKTRKLEVREREFAVLDITGKASPAPAGEGKVQKLESGFWSISGAAVGADGALYFVEKRFQRIYRWTLAKGLEVVRDHSLDPTNLAVDRSGNLLVVSSYGPQASVYSIDPDGPKDQMTLIAPTPSASRPDAKTLLPVNWWNNGEFRDQYDPATGQFTTLAEMFARDVGAAKTQHYVSPDGSLLLPAFRVWQQGPPDHVGWRWADSLQAHGLISGAVGERVFVTNESEGKTYSGQVGPGGTLTDLKVFANRGGESVAVDRRGRVFVANGQIFQYEPDGRLAGRIDVPERPLQLIFGGEGGKTLFVLTHHSLYAVTP